The following are encoded in a window of Candidatus Dependentiae bacterium genomic DNA:
- a CDS encoding endonuclease III — translation MQKRWVKARGLSDTDRKTRVPGIIEKLRIATQGMTEPAVTTIIKTYGRDPFLVLISCLLSLRTRDTVSLPASLKLFDRAKTPLELLDLSILNIEHLIYPVGFYRQKAKQIHHICNQLVQHFNGNVPDTEYDLLTLKGVGRKTANLVLGEGFGIPSICVDTHVHRISNRLNLVRTKTPAETEHALKKLLPKEYWIEYNRLLVMWGQNICVPITPFCSICPIADLCAKRGVKKNR, via the coding sequence ATGCAAAAAAGGTGGGTGAAAGCGAGGGGACTGTCGGATACCGATCGTAAAACCCGCGTTCCTGGGATTATTGAAAAATTGCGGATTGCGACACAAGGCATGACTGAGCCGGCAGTCACCACTATTATAAAAACGTATGGCAGAGACCCATTTTTGGTACTCATTAGCTGTTTATTGAGCTTACGTACTAGGGATACCGTTTCTCTCCCTGCCTCGTTAAAGTTGTTTGATCGTGCAAAAACACCATTGGAGTTACTCGATCTTTCTATTTTAAATATTGAACATCTTATTTATCCTGTTGGTTTTTATCGACAAAAAGCTAAGCAAATACATCACATTTGCAACCAACTTGTGCAACATTTTAATGGCAATGTACCTGACACTGAATATGATTTGCTTACTCTAAAAGGAGTGGGGCGAAAGACGGCAAATTTAGTACTTGGTGAAGGATTTGGCATTCCATCAATTTGCGTTGATACGCATGTCCATCGCATTTCTAATCGGCTTAATTTAGTACGTACCAAAACGCCTGCAGAAACAGAACATGCATTGAAAAAGCTGCTGCCAAAAGAATACTGGATTGAATATAACCGTCTGCTTGTTATGTGGGGGCAAAATATCTGTGTTCCCATTACACCGTTTTGTTCTATCTGCCCGATAGCAGATTTGTGTGCTAAGCGAGGTGTAAAAAAAAATAGATAA